The DNA segment GTGATCAATATATTTTGATGTAATCGCAACCACTCGCCCTGCGCCAAGGTTCGGATCTGTGACTTATTCAGGTTGCGCTTGGCACGATAATCTAACTGCTCTATGCCAGCATGAACTCTGAATTTAGCTTGCCGTGTTAAGCGCGCTATTTTACGTTGTGAACGTGCGTTAAGCTCATTATCAAGCAGTAAGCTTAGCCTTTCTTCGAACGCGAGTTCTCGGTAATGCGTCGGCTGTTCCGTCTGTAATGTGAGGGCGTCTTTGATGCCGGACAAACCAAGCGTAGTCAGTTGATTATAAATTGTTTTCATTCCATTTCCCTTAATGATAATACGTATTGCCACGCACATTGTTGTGCTCTATTTCTGCTAATAGATCTAACTGTTGTTCAGGTAGTGGTTGGTTATCTAGGCCTTTTTTAAGAATAGATTTGATACCCGCTAATCTTCTTATTCCTGTATGTAAAGCGCGTCCACATGCAGCCTCTAAGCGCGGTGTTGTGTATTGTTTACCTAGCGCAAGCAATCCTAAGCAAACGCGGTAAGCTTGCTCAGGATGTGGCCTTTCTTGCATTAACAGAGTGACGAGCTCTTCTGTTTTTGGGCCAATATCTTGCGCCCATTTCTCAAATCGTTGCGGTGACCATTCCCCTTGTTTTCGATGTGAAACAGGCATATGAGCATCAAGCGTGCTGTGTCCACCAATCTTGTGAGAACGAGGATGCACCGCTACACACTCTCCCTGATGGTATACTGTGACGAGTTCACCGGTAATATGCGCTTCGAGTTTTTTCTTTATCAGTGAATGCGGTACAGAGTAATAATGCTTTTCTATATCAATGTGATAGTCGATATGTACAGTCACCATTTTCACTTGGGTATAGATATACGGTTCAAGGGGTAAGGGTTTCAATTCTGGCTTATCAATGGCAATAAATTGTGAATGACGCGTACCAGGATGCACTTTCATGGCCCGTTGATTGAGTTCAAGTAGCAATTCTTCGATCCGGATATTTAATTGTCGCAAAGAAAAAAAGTCTTCATGCCTCAATGCGGCCATGATCCAGCGCTCTACGATCTGTACAGCCACTTCAGCTTTGGCTTTATCCTTGGGTTTATAAGGGCGAGCCGGCACGATGACCGTATTATAATGCGCAGCCATCTGTGAATACGTCGGGTTAATATCGGGATCATAGCGACACGATCTGGTTGTACCGCTTTTTAAGTTGTCTGGGATCAAGAGCTCAGGAACACCGCCTAAAAAGGTGAAACAGCGAGCGTGGCTCATCACCCAATTTTCTAGACCTTGGGTCCACGTGGCTTCTGCATAGGTGTAATTAGAGGCACCCATCACGGCAACAAAAATTTGTGCCGTTTTAATTTCACCGGTTGTAGGATCAATAATGTTCATCGTCGGCCCACAGTAATCAATAAATAGTTTTTCACCCGCCTTATGCTGTTGTCGCATCGATGGTTTTTGACAACCAAGCCATTTCTTATATAGCCGGCAGAAGTGATTGTAACTATAGAATTTATTGTTATTTCGTTCTCTGTATTCTTCCCATAGTAATTGCAGAGTCATTGTTTTTGGCTTGAGTTC comes from the Moritella yayanosii genome and includes:
- the istA gene encoding IS21 family transposase, whose protein sequence is MPTAPISMRKLKEILRLKYGCSLSHRQVAKSLSISPSVVSRYANRAAQMGITSWPLSEEWDDVTLHQKFLHTTVKTNPQITTPDWSVIHQELKPKTMTLQLLWEEYRERNNNKFYSYNHFCRLYKKWLGCQKPSMRQQHKAGEKLFIDYCGPTMNIIDPTTGEIKTAQIFVAVMGASNYTYAEATWTQGLENWVMSHARCFTFLGGVPELLIPDNLKSGTTRSCRYDPDINPTYSQMAAHYNTVIVPARPYKPKDKAKAEVAVQIVERWIMAALRHEDFFSLRQLNIRIEELLLELNQRAMKVHPGTRHSQFIAIDKPELKPLPLEPYIYTQVKMVTVHIDYHIDIEKHYYSVPHSLIKKKLEAHITGELVTVYHQGECVAVHPRSHKIGGHSTLDAHMPVSHRKQGEWSPQRFEKWAQDIGPKTEELVTLLMQERPHPEQAYRVCLGLLALGKQYTTPRLEAACGRALHTGIRRLAGIKSILKKGLDNQPLPEQQLDLLAEIEHNNVRGNTYYH